A stretch of DNA from Jiangella alba:
TGGACCGGGCCGGCGCCCGAGGTCGACGCGCTGGTGACGACGCGGCCGGGCCGCGCGCTCGCCGTCCTCGTCGCCGACTGCGTGCCGGTGCTGCTGGCCGACCCGGACGCGGCCGTGATCGGCGTCGCGCACGCGGGCCGGCCCGGGCTGAAGGCCGGCGTGGTCCCCGCGGTCATCTCGGCCATGCGCGACCTCGGCGCCCGCAAGCTGGTCGCGCGGGTGGGCCCGGCCGTCTGCGGGCGCTGCTACGAGGTGCCCGAGGCCATGCGCGCCGACGTCGCCGCCGTCGTGCCGGAGGCGTGGGCGGTCACCAGGCAGGGCACACCGGGCCTGGACGTCCCCGCCGGCGTCGTCGCGCAGCTGCGGGCCGCCGGCGCCGCCGTCGAGACCGTCGCGACCTGCACGATCGAGGATCCGCACAGCTATTCCTACCGCCGTGACGGCGTGACCGGACGGTTCGCCGGAGTGGCATGGATGAGTCAGGCGTGATTGGTGTGACTGCTGCGACACGTGGGCGTGTCGCGCTCACAATCCCCGGATCCGGCTGTACCCAGGGCTAGTGTCTGGATCAACAGGGGACCGTCCACCACTAGTCGGAGGACTTGAATGGCCGGCGCAATGCGCAAGGTTGCGGTCTACCTCGGCCTCGTGGAGGACCGAGACCGCTACGACGACGAATACACCGACGACGACTACGACGAGGCGTACGCCGACGAGTACGAGGAGACGGCGGCCGAGGAGCCCGAGGAGCGGCTCCCCGAGCGCCGCGAGCGAGAGCGGGCGCCCGAACGCGAGCACACCGCCACGGTCGCCTCGCTCGCCGACCGCCGTCCGGTTCAGGCAGTACGGAGGGCACCGGCCATGCGTGAGGCGCGCATCACCACGCTGCACCCGCGGACATACAACGAGGCGCGCACGCTCGGCGAGCACTTCCGTGACGGCACGCCCGTCATCATGAACCTCTCCGAGATGGACGACGTCGACGCCAAGCGGCTGGTCGATTTCGCCGCCGGGCTCATCTTCGGCCTGCGCGGCAGCATCGACCGCGTCACGGCGAAGGTGTTCCTGCTCACACCCGCGGACGTCAGCGTGACGGCCGAGGACAAGGCCCGCATGGTCAGCGGCGGGTTCTTCAACCAGAGCTGACCTGGGCCGGGCGTGATTCGCAAACTCCGCGAACTCGCGCCCGGCTCGCCGTGTCCCAGTCATCGATCCGCGCCGACGTCGGGTAAGTTCAGGTGTTGTGTCGGCTGTGAGTCAGATCCTCTCCGCGGTGTTGTGGCTGTTCTTCATCGCCTTGCTGGTCCGGCTCGTGGTCGACTGGATCCAGGTCTTCGCCCGCGAGTGGCAGCCCAAGGGGCTGGTGCTGGTGGTGCTGGAGGCCATTTACACGGTGACCGACCCGCCGTTGCGCGCGATTCGCCGTGTGCTGCCGCCGTTGCGGATCGGTTCGGTTGCCCTAGACCTGGCGTTCATCGTGCTCATCATCCTGGTCCAGATTCTGCTTGTTGTTGTCGGATCCCTAGGATGACGCGGTACGGTGACATTCTGCCTATGCCCACATCCGAGGTGACGCTATGCCACTGACGCCCGAGGACGTCCAGAACAAAGAGTTCACGACGGTCCGCCTGCGCGAGGGTTACGACATGCAGGAGGTCGACGAGTTCCTGGACGAGGTCGAGGCCGAGCTTGCTCGCATGCAGCGCGAGAACGACGAGCTGCGCGACAAGCTCTCCGCCGTGACCCGTGGCGGCGGAGTCGCCGCGTCGGCCGAGCCCATCCAGGCTCCGCGCCAGCCGGAGGCGCCGAAGGCTCCCGAGGCCCCGCCGTCTGCTGCGGCCGCCGCAGCGCCGGTCGGCGTGCAGCCCAGCGACGCCGCGGCCAAGGTGCTCGCCCTGGCCCAGAAGACGGCCGACGAACTCGTCGCCGACTCCAAGGCCGAGGCCGACCGCCTCATGAACGACGCTCGCAGCCGTGCCGACAAGCTCGACTCCGAGACGAAGGCCAAGGCCGCGAAGATCGAGCAGGACGCCCGGCAGCGGGCCGACTCGATCGAGCAGGAGGTGCAGAAGCGCCGCTCCCAGGTCTTCGGCAAGCTCGAGTCCGACCGTGCCGACCTCGAGCGCGAGCTCGAGACGCTGCGTGCCTTCGAGCGCGAGTACCGCAGCCGGCTGAAGTCCTACCTCGAGCGCGAGCTGCGCAAGCTCGAGACCGGCGGTGTCGACGAAGCCGACACCGGCGTGGGGCAGGTCCCCGCGGCGGCAGCGGGCGGTGGCGGTGCGCCGCAGTCGTCCGGCCCCGGCGGCAACAACGCCCAGGCGACGCAGACGGGCGGTTCGCTCCGCTCGGTCGCCAGCCTGCTCGACGACGAACAGCGCTGACGCTCCACGCGAAAGGGGCCCGACGCCGGCGGTTTCCGCCGGCCGGGCCCCTTCGCGCGCCCGTCCGCTAGCGTGACGGCGTGACGGTGACGGACGTCGGCGCCGCGTACGACGCGCGCGCGAACGAGTACATCGAGCTGTTCGGTTCGGTCGGCCAATCGGCTCAGCAGGACCGCGACACGATCGAACG
This window harbors:
- the pgeF gene encoding peptidoglycan editing factor PgeF — encoded protein: MLRDTSAAGSVRFAFTDRHDGVSVAPYDSLNLGGHVGDDPDAVAANRARLAAAIGLPPDGVNYMNQVHGNAVAVVDGPWTGPAPEVDALVTTRPGRALAVLVADCVPVLLADPDAAVIGVAHAGRPGLKAGVVPAVISAMRDLGARKLVARVGPAVCGRCYEVPEAMRADVAAVVPEAWAVTRQGTPGLDVPAGVVAQLRAAGAAVETVATCTIEDPHSYSYRRDGVTGRFAGVAWMSQA
- a CDS encoding cell division protein SepF, producing the protein MAGAMRKVAVYLGLVEDRDRYDDEYTDDDYDEAYADEYEETAAEEPEERLPERRERERAPEREHTATVASLADRRPVQAVRRAPAMREARITTLHPRTYNEARTLGEHFRDGTPVIMNLSEMDDVDAKRLVDFAAGLIFGLRGSIDRVTAKVFLLTPADVSVTAEDKARMVSGGFFNQS
- a CDS encoding YggT family protein, yielding MSQILSAVLWLFFIALLVRLVVDWIQVFAREWQPKGLVLVVLEAIYTVTDPPLRAIRRVLPPLRIGSVALDLAFIVLIILVQILLVVVGSLG
- a CDS encoding DivIVA domain-containing protein, yielding MPLTPEDVQNKEFTTVRLREGYDMQEVDEFLDEVEAELARMQRENDELRDKLSAVTRGGGVAASAEPIQAPRQPEAPKAPEAPPSAAAAAAPVGVQPSDAAAKVLALAQKTADELVADSKAEADRLMNDARSRADKLDSETKAKAAKIEQDARQRADSIEQEVQKRRSQVFGKLESDRADLERELETLRAFEREYRSRLKSYLERELRKLETGGVDEADTGVGQVPAAAAGGGGAPQSSGPGGNNAQATQTGGSLRSVASLLDDEQR